The Megalobrama amblycephala isolate DHTTF-2021 linkage group LG13, ASM1881202v1, whole genome shotgun sequence genome contains a region encoding:
- the LOC125243632 gene encoding uncharacterized protein LOC125243632, giving the protein MMFCWILISLIVRFLKAQETHTVIYAQIGGAVTIPRDSSVTADNVYVNWYRGSDKKLVISRNPQGGIQMGKDDKTHASLSSNYDLQISPVQDSDFEVWRCEQHVLTSTYVKTYKLYHVTIPKVPAVIFGDSLSLECKTDSSSARPRITWTPPENSGCPEIKRYGNTISVKDVSRCHSGVWTCQVEYDWRETKATTTVFVIDLSPSPPDPIYTSLSSSSTVNIPCSLSSNIPWSVLNETGLQGGSWSFTPLSDQNQPQTLLSLSVGPVVRWDVTPGTDSRVKGRELKDADLSIHNLPVSEKIRGEYSCSLTFKSKTLSRKVKVEVLQGQLMETHETYCLKEKSKPLEGLLN; this is encoded by the exons ATGATGTTTTGTTGGATACTGATATCGCTAATTGTACGATTTCTCAAAGCACAAG AAACCCACACGGTAATTTACGCACAGATTGGAGGGGCCGTTACCATACCTAGAGATTCATCAGTAACAGCAGataatgtttatgtgaactgGTACCGCGGTTCAGATAAAAAACTAGTTATCAGCAGGAACCCTCAGGGTGGGATCCAAATGG GGAAAGATGATAAAACACATGCCTCTCTGTCATCGAATTACGATCTCCAAATCTCACCAGTACAGGATTCTGATTTTGAAGTTTGGCGCTGTGAACAACATGTATTAACGTCTACTTATGTCAAGACCTACAAACTGTACCATG TCACTATACCCAAAGTGCCAGCCGTGATATTTGGTGACTCTCTGTCTCTGGAATGTAAAACTGATTCGAGTTCAGCGAGGCCCAGAATAACGTGGACTCCACCTGAAAACTCTGGTTGTCCTGAAATCAAGCGTTATGGAAACACAATTTCAGTCAAAGATGTGTCCAGGTGTCATAGTGGTGTTTGGACATGCCAGGTGGAGTATGATTGGAGAGAAACTAAAGCAACAACAACTGTTTTTGTAATAG ACCTCTCCCCTTCTCCTCCAGATCCGATTTATACCTCTCTCTCCTCATCCTCTACAGTCAACATCCCATGTTCCCTGTCATCTAACATTCCCTGGTCCGTTTTAAATGAGACAGGCCTCCAGGGTGGTAGTTGGAGCTTCACTCCTCTCAGCGATCAAAACCAGCCTCAGACTCTCCTCAGCCTCAGTGTTGGTCCCGTGGTCAGATGGGATGTCACACCGGGCACAGACAGCAGGGTCAAGGGAAGAGAGTTAAAAGATGCAGATCTATCGATTCATAATCTGCCTGTATCAGAGAAGATCAGGGGGGAGTACAGCTGTAGCCTGACGTTCAAGAGCAAGACCCTCAGCAGAAAAGTCAAGGTGGAGGTTCTGCAGG GTCAGCTTATGGAGACCCATGAGACATACTGCTTAAAGGAGAAAAGCAAACCACTGGAAGGAttgttgaattaa